CAGAAAGAAAGATGCCATAGCTCCTGTTGTAAGCTCCTTGGCAAGACTCCGATTCCGCCTAGATGAAGTTGCTTCATACCTGCacgagataaaactgttataagCCAAATTGGGGCAAGCTAAGCATTGTATATTAAGTGATAAATGAAGCATGACCAAGTCACTCTTCATAACAATCAGGCTAATGCTTAATTATTTGCAATGCTTACTAACACTATGATATCAAAcagttaaagagatgtaagaaATTCCAGGACAATCCAAGCCACATTAATCAAAGGTCACTAAACGAATATAAAGAATTCCTCATCCAAATCACATGCGTTTGACAAAAACAAATTACACAGATAAAGATGCTTTCACAAATGATGAATAAATCCCAACACAGACAAAATTATAGGCCAGATAATCAGGCTAAGACTGGGAAAAGGTTCAGAAGTCCATGCCTGACCTGAATGATGATCAGGTcgagagaaaacatataaacttgagatattaaaatattctttttacaacATACAAACAGCTTGCGGCCATGCAGAAAACTAGCACTTCTAAAGGAAGAATAATACTCCATTGATGCAAAgcaaaaatatagtaaaaaaagaTAAACATTTGACACAATGTCCTGATGTCAACTAAAAGAATCATTACAAGAGTTCAAGAACAGTCCTTCAAAACTCGTGAGAAGCAATATTCAAACTTGAAAATACATTTTGGATTTGTAATActgaacccaaaaaaaaaaacttgaaaaagaaatatagataaagtagaaactttttttttcaccTTCAAACATCTAACAGCAATATCAAGAAGTGTTATTTATACATTAGCACTGCTAACAGAAATTTAAAAGAACTCCACGCACATTAGTGACTGTTCAGAAACAGAAAATGCATATTACGAGATGCAAAAGATAAACAGAAGGACCCTCATTACAGTTTACTAAAAATCTTGTAACGATACCTGCTAAAGCCATATGTTTTTAAAAGAATCCAACTATACAGACAACATACAAAAAGTGACAGTACAGACTTTGAAGATGTATTTTGAAATTTCTACAACATAAATTACACCgtgcattttaaattttatagcaAATAATTTTCTATTGGTCCAAATGAACATCCCATTTACACAGTAGCAGATCTAGAAATATTCAGGAGGGAAATTACATAGAAATAAGAATAATACATAGAAATTTTATAGGATCAGTGGGTACAACTAAACTGATTGTCTAGGGGCActctcataaaaataaataatttatcaaaaatataaGGGGAAGAATGGGAAGAATGGGGTAATTGCTCCCACTACCACCACCCTAGATCTGCCCCTGCACTTACATGTAAACATAATCTTCTAGTATCTTATGAATATCTGGCATAAACAATAATACTGAAGCTAAATAAAAGAATAGTTTCAACAACAGCCGGAGATTATACTTGAAAACTAAATGTTCAGGAAAGAGGGAAAACAAAGGGCTAATCATAGCTTGATAATTGATAacagtgattttgaaattttacAAGTCATTTTGTCATATATAAAGCAAATACAGAATAATTTTCAGCAAGCAATATGATAATAATAAGCTTGTTGAGATGTTTTAGCAAGCCCCGCACTTAACCAAAATTCATGATTTTCCAAAAACAGGGCTTCTCTCTTGTTTCCATCCATACCTAAGATGCATTATAAAAGACCACAAACCTAAAAATTCCAAAATAATTTCCTGAAAATGACCAAAATTTAAGATCAACATAGAAAATAAGAATCCAAGAAAAGAACAATACAATCAAGCACATAAATTGCCAAATCACTCTACCACAATCCTATATCTTCCAACATACGACAGAGAGAGAATTGTACAAACAGTAGAATCGAGCTTACACGAAGAAGGAAGCAGTGACCAAGAGGCCGATCGCAAGCATCGAGACGGCTAGGGTTGGATACCATGCATCGGGGACAGGACTCGTGATCGATTTTGTAGCCTTCAGAAGCAGAACAAAagaatcatttttttttca
The genomic region above belongs to Manihot esculenta cultivar AM560-2 chromosome 3, M.esculenta_v8, whole genome shotgun sequence and contains:
- the LOC110610839 gene encoding transmembrane protein 258 — its product is MATKSITSPVPDAWYPTLAVSMLAIGLLVTASFFVYEATSSRRNRSLAKELTTGAMASFFLGFGSLFLLLASGVYV